CGTCTATCAGCAGCACATCGATATTGCGGTACTTGGTACGAAAGCTTTCGCCGCGGTTGTCGCGGATCGCATTAATAAATTCGTTCGTAAATTTCTCTGAAGACAAATAAAGCACCCGTGTGCTCGGAACATGCTCCAAAATGTAATGCCCGATCGCATGCATAAGGTGCGTTTTGCCAAGTCCGACACCGCCGTACAGAAAAAGCGGGTTATACGCCTTGGCCGGAGCTTCCGCAACTGCAAGCGAGGCTGCATGGGCAAACCGGTTGTTGACGCCGATGACGAACGTGTCGAATGTATATTTTGGATTTAGCATGTGGGAGAACGTCTCTTCAGGACCGACATGTACGGTCTGGATGACCGGGGGCTGCATAACAGCAGGCTCCGGCGGCTTATTCTCTTCTATAACGAATTTAATATCGTATTGGCGGCCTAAAAATTCTTGCAGCGTGGTCCGCACAAGTTTCGTATATCGGCTTTCGAGCCATTCGGCCGCAAAAGTCGTTGGTGCTGTCACTATAACAGTCGAATCGCCATTAAAAGAAGCTTTTGTCGCTTTGAACCAAGTGTCAAAGCTTGGCTTGCTCAGCTTCGTTTGAATGATCGACAGCACCTGTTGCCACATTTCGTGCGTATGGCTATCCACAGATTGTCACTCCTTATCCAATTCGCCGAAAAACGGCACTGCCAGGCACAAAGATGTTGAAATTTCGGATATCGGGCTCCTTCATCCACATTTTCAACCTTGAAAGTGAGAAAAATATCAAAAGGGGATGAATGTTGTTCACATTGTTATCCACAGGGTGTTGATAATTTAGAGGAAAGTATGGACTCATCCACACCAAAAACAAATCTATCATAGCAAAACAACCCTTGATTTTCAACGATTTGCCGGAATTTATCCACAAATTCTATAGGTTGTGTACAAAACTTATGGACAACACTAGATATTGTTTATATCTTGTGAAGATTCGACATAAAACGAGAAATGCGTCATTATGATATCCACATGTTATTAATTATTGTGCTCTGCCACATATTTAACGCATTTATCCACAATTCGGGAAGCGGTTCATTTTCATTGACATTTATTCTATGGCATGGTTTAATGGAAAAAGGCGTTTTTTCGTGTTGAACGCTCGTTGTTGATACAACTTCGCAGACGTTCACGCTTGGGTAGAAGTTAACAATCAGCGCTCGTGAGAACGGCGAGGAATATGTTTTCGCTGGACGAGATAGTATTGAAACAGGAGGTGCAGTGAAATGAGACCGACATTTAAACCAAACGTTAGCAAACGTAAGAAAGTGCACGGCTTCCGCAAACGGATGGCTTCGAAAAACGGACGTAAAGTGCTTAGCGCTCGCCGTCAACGGGGCAGAAAAGTACTGAGTGCGTAAATTGAAGACCACTTGTGTGGTCTTTTTTTATTTTTTTGGGGAATAAATGAAAGTGAAGGTTCGGTGAAGAAGCAGCCGTGCAAAGAAAGCTACGTTTAAAAAGACGTGAGGATTTTAGCCGTATCTACCGGAACGGTAAATCGTTTGCCAACAGCCAGTTCGTCGTATATTGGTCGCGGCAGCTGAAGGCGGAACCATTCCGGCTGGGCGTATCGGCCAGTAAAAAAATCGGCAACGCCGTTGTGCGGAACCGGATGAGAAGGCTAGTAAAGGAAATTGTTCGCCATAATGCGGATAGGGTAGTTCCCCAGCTGGATTTTATCATTATTGTTCGTAAACCGGCCGTTGGCATGAAGATGAAGGAGCTTGAGAAAAGCATACTTCATATTCTAAAACGCGCCGGACTCCTGAAGAATAATCGCTAGGGATGTAATCGCTTTATCAACATGCCATGGCTTGTTTCTTTGTGCCATAAAATATGATATAGTTTACCTGAATAAAAAGAAACGGAAGCTGGCGCTCTGAATTTGAACAATTACGTGAAGGATCTTCGCGTTCTGTTCTGTTCATTGGCGCGCGAGCTCAGTTTCTTCTTTGGTTAAAATGGCCTTTGGTCATGATGCTTGATGGTGCTCAGAGAGGAGTTTTACATGTTGTCCCGTATTTCGAAACGTTCCTGGTTTATCTTTTTGGCGCTTGCTGCAATTATGCTGCTCAGCGGATGTTCCACACAAACCCATACCGTATCAATGGATGATCTGGAGCACGGCAACTTCTGGGAGCGAAACGTCGTTTATTACTTTTCGCTTGCGCTTGAAACTTTCGCAAAATGGTTCGGCGGCGAATATGGCATCGCGATCTTACTAATGGTTATTATCGTCCGGACGTTGATCCTGCCTCTCACGCTTAAGCAGTATCGCAGTTCCAAAGCAATGCAGGCGCTTCAGCCGGAGCTTGCTAAGATTAAAGAAAAGCATAAGGACAACCCCCAAAAGCAGCAGGAAGAAACGATGAAGCTGTTTCAGCAGCATCAGGTTAACCCGCTTGCAGGCTGTCTTCCGCTGATTGTGCAAATGCCGATTTTTATTGCGCTTTACAATTCGATTTATATGAACGAAAACATACGGGAGCATACTTTCTTATGGCTGCAGCTTGGACAGAAGGATCCGTATTATATCCTTCCGATTTTGGCGGCGATCACTACATTCATTCAATCAAAAATGATGCAGTCGCAGCAGAAAGCAATGCCGGCGATGCAGGGGATTATCCTCATATTCCCGGTACTTATCTTCGTAATGGCATTGTCGTTCCCTGCCGCACTGCCGCTGTACTGGATATTCAGCAATATCTATACGATTGTTCAAAACTATTTCCTATACGTACGCACCTCATCTAACGGTAAGGAGAGTGTACCTGCGAAATGAAGAAAATCGTAGCAT
This is a stretch of genomic DNA from Paenibacillus sp. sptzw28. It encodes these proteins:
- the rnpA gene encoding ribonuclease P protein component; translated protein: MQRKLRLKRREDFSRIYRNGKSFANSQFVVYWSRQLKAEPFRLGVSASKKIGNAVVRNRMRRLVKEIVRHNADRVVPQLDFIIIVRKPAVGMKMKELEKSILHILKRAGLLKNNR
- a CDS encoding YidC/Oxa1 family membrane protein insertase; the protein is MLSRISKRSWFIFLALAAIMLLSGCSTQTHTVSMDDLEHGNFWERNVVYYFSLALETFAKWFGGEYGIAILLMVIIVRTLILPLTLKQYRSSKAMQALQPELAKIKEKHKDNPQKQQEETMKLFQQHQVNPLAGCLPLIVQMPIFIALYNSIYMNENIREHTFLWLQLGQKDPYYILPILAAITTFIQSKMMQSQQKAMPAMQGIILIFPVLIFVMALSFPAALPLYWIFSNIYTIVQNYFLYVRTSSNGKESVPAK
- the rpmH gene encoding 50S ribosomal protein L34, yielding MRPTFKPNVSKRKKVHGFRKRMASKNGRKVLSARRQRGRKVLSA